GCTCCCATTTCGTACCCATGTCTAATAGGTTCACGAAGAAATCGTTTGAGAGGGTCCCAACGTTATCCGTGAAGATACCATGCTTCTTATGACCATAGTTGGCACCGAGCACGCGCATCCCTCCGACGAGAACCGTCATCTCAGGCGCCGTCAGGCCAAGTAGTTGAGATTTATCGACAAGAATCTCTTCTGGGCTTAGTGTATATTCTTTCTTCTCATAGTTTCGGAATCCATCGGCCATTGGCTCTAGGAATTCGAAGCTCTCTTCATCTGTCATGTCTTCTGTCGCGTCCCCGCGGCCTTGCGTGAATGGAACCTTCACTTCAACACCAGCAGCTTTAGCCGCTTTTTCAACCGCTGCTGATCCACCAAGCACGATCAAATCAGCAAGGCTGACGTTCTTCTCGAATTCTTTTTGGATGTTCTCATAGATCGATAGAACCTTTTCAAGCTTTTCCGGCTCGTTGACTTCCCAGTTACGCTGGGGAGATAGACGAATGCGTCCTCCGTTTGCACCACCACGCTTGTCAGACTGGCGGTACGTGCTAGCTGCAGCCCATGCGGTTTTGACTAGTTCACTTACCGTCAGTTCAGAGCCGAGGATTCTGGCTTTTAAGTCTTCAATCTCTGAATCTGTTAGCTTGTAATCAACGTCTGGAATCGGGTCCTGCCAGATAAAGTCTTCTTTCGGTACTTCCGGGCCTAGATAGCGAGATTTCGGTCCCATGTCACGGTGAAGCAGCTTGAACCAAGCTTTTGCAAACGCCTCGGCAAATTCTTCTGGTCGCTGGTGGAAGCGACGGGAGATCTCTTCGTAAACCGGATCTTCACGTAGCGCTAAGTCCGCTGTCATCATCATCGGCTCTTCATTTTTAGAAGGATCTTCAGGGTCCGGTACCATGTGTTCTTCTTTCAGGTCGACAGCCTTCCATTGATAAGCGCCGGCCGGACTCTTCGTCAGCTCCCACTCGTAGCCGAATAAAAGGTCAAAGTAACTCATATCCCATTTCGTTGGGGTCGGCGTCCACGCGCCGTGAATTCCACTTGTGATTGCATCGCGGCCTTTTCCGCTTCCATGCGTACTCATCCAGCCAAAACCTTGTTCTTCGATGTCCGCCGCTTCCGGTGAAGCACCGACGTGAGCGACAGGATCCCCTGCACCGTGGGTTTTACCAAACGTGTGACCACCAGCTGTCAGAGCAACGGTTTCCTCATCGTTCATCCCCATTCGACCGAACGTGTCCCGAATGTCTTTCGCACTCAGAAGG
The nucleotide sequence above comes from Pontibacillus chungwhensis. Encoded proteins:
- the katG gene encoding catalase/peroxidase HPI, which gives rise to MTNNEMEHSQAEGCPFSHGGQVKQEETSAITPIKVGTKNKDWWPNQLNLDILHQHDRKPNPMGEDFDYREEFQKLDFKAVKEDLKKVMKDSQDWWPADYGHYGPLFIRMSWHAAGTYRTADGRGGGSTGQQRFAPLNSWPDNGNLDKARRLLWPVKQKYGNKLSWADLLVLAGNVALEDMGLETVGFGGGREDVWHPEHDIYWGSETEWLGNDRYEEGRQLEQPLAAVQMGLIYVNPEGPDGNPDPLLSAKDIRDTFGRMGMNDEETVALTAGGHTFGKTHGAGDPVAHVGASPEAADIEEQGFGWMSTHGSGKGRDAITSGIHGAWTPTPTKWDMSYFDLLFGYEWELTKSPAGAYQWKAVDLKEEHMVPDPEDPSKNEEPMMMTADLALREDPVYEEISRRFHQRPEEFAEAFAKAWFKLLHRDMGPKSRYLGPEVPKEDFIWQDPIPDVDYKLTDSEIEDLKARILGSELTVSELVKTAWAAASTYRQSDKRGGANGGRIRLSPQRNWEVNEPEKLEKVLSIYENIQKEFEKNVSLADLIVLGGSAAVEKAAKAAGVEVKVPFTQGRGDATEDMTDEESFEFLEPMADGFRNYEKKEYTLSPEEILVDKSQLLGLTAPEMTVLVGGMRVLGANYGHKKHGIFTDNVGTLSNDFFVNLLDMGTKWEPVDYNEYEGRDRNNGELLYTASRVDLVFGSNSILRSYAEVYAQADNQEKFVRDFVDAWVKVMDADRFDVK